CTGAGAAACGGAAGACACATTTGAAAACCAAGGCAACTAATAGAAGACACATTTACAACCAAACAGACTAGCAAAAACACattcaaatatgtttttataattttgatacattcaGAGACCATAATGATAGTTTGTCATATTTAAGGACCCAAATAtctatttattcaattaaaaatactaaGGATAAGGAATAGTTTCTAGACCTCTGCAGAAGAGACAAGTGCTGCCCCCATCATCCCAAAGACATGACTGGCTTTGAATATTGGGGTACCCCATTGAAATGGATATGGAAATTTAATCCTGGAATCAAAACATAATTGTTATCATAAAGTTTCATCAAAGAGCATTTGAACTCAAATAAACTGTTAAAGTTAAATCTACTACTTTCGCTACATACCAAGGAGCAGAAGACAAAAGGTACGAGCGATCTGTTCGGCAACTAACTTGGGTCTGTTGTTTGGAAGTATTGTATGCACCCGCCACAGTAAGGATAGCGGCAAAAGCCCAGACAATGCCGATGCAGATAAGTAAAGCAAACCTCTCAAGTACATGATGAGCAGTTGGATGAAGACGCTTCAAATACTGCAGGAACGGAAATGTAAAAGGTTGTTAGTAGAAGAGAATAAGACACTGGTTGGATAAACAGTTTAATTAAGTGCTTATAGCATAAGCACTTATCACATAGTGCTTATGTATAAGCTATCTTCAAAAGCTTACGGAAATAGGTTGATAACAACTTATGGACATGCCATAAGCTCTCTCCAACAATCTCACAAGTACTTATGTCAGTAGATAAACTCATAAAAGCTAATCCAAACAGATCCTAAAACTATAAGAGATTGCTTCAGATGAGATATAAAACCTGTTGTGTTATGACCAGTAGAATGAGCATTGGTAGTCCAATCTGCACACAATCTGCAAGCTGCATGGATCAAGATAATTCAGTTTATgaactttctatttttattttttattataataaacaaCTGATTTATTCTTCGATCCAGTCAAATAAAAACTGATTTATTATTTGACACATCTTATGAATATTTACCATCGGAAAGCCCCTTGCGAACAGACCAAGACCCACCACACATACCACAGGTACAATCACAATGGGACTAAACAACCTGATAAAGCAAGAAAAAGAGATATTAACTAATAATCATAGTAATAAACTAAAGTTGTTACTTTATATGCCGATTTTTAAGAGAAATAGGGAAAGTAAATTAATATTGAAGATTGAAGATTGACATAATAAAATTTACCTTGTTAAATTTCCCCATGTCCTACTATATCCAAGGAAGATATTGATGAAAGAAGAAACAATTAGAGATCCTTGAATTGTTCTCATTGTATAGGTAAACCTCTACAAATGCAAGTGTCATAATCGATTAGCAATTCGAATCACCAACTCCATGTTCGACGAAGCAATTCACTCAACAAATAATCAGACAAAAAAGCAACAAAATCGCAGATATGATTCAACAAACATTCGaactttgaacaaaaaaaaagatacatatTGCACAATTTTGAAACTGAGGTAAGATGATGCATCCAACAGCGTCgagtttaatataaataaatacatcaaaagttgAAATCACAATCTGTTGACAGTTTGCGAAAAACAAACCTGATGCTCAGATGAAAAACTCTGGTCATTGTAATCATTTATGATTGACATCACCGGAAGAACAAAAGCAAGTGATCCGCCCATAACCACCGGTAGCCTTGACCCAAACCAACTCTGAAGCAAAGTGTTCACACCAGACATAAACAACAATGTCTGAATCACACGAGCCTTATCGCCCTACAAAACAAGAACAACAAAGTCACCACAAATACATAACAAGTACCAATCTTTTTCCTCAAAATCTATGTACACACTTACATGATTCCCCCCCATTTGAGGAACAAGGTTACTTGCAATCAATACTGTTGTTCCAAGCATCACAATGTAGTGCTGAAATCCCAAAAGCAATGCTTCCGCTGCAAAATCAAAGTTTTATAACCAAAAAGTGAATCTTTAAAAGGAATCTTCTTCATAAGCTCAACCAAAAATTTTACACACCGAATCTAACATAAGATTCATACAAatgacaagaaaaaaaaaagaaactttaaaaaaaaaaagagagagagagaatcaAACTGGAATAAAGGtaataatttacaaataaacTAACAGatacagaaaaaaaaattaacttataaaaaaaaatattattacaacCCTTTTAAGTTTTAAGCCTTGACATAAGATTCTCATCTACTTTTAACATATATCATggcttttttttttcagtttatggtataaaaaattaattaattaaataaataaataaaaaaggaagaatCAAATAGAAAGAGTGAAAAAAGGAGAAACTAACGCCATGAAGGATTTGAATGGATGCAATAGTGAAGTTGAAGAAGTTGTTCAGCTGGAGTCCAAGTGGGTCCCCTTGAAAGTCCCAGATTCTGCGGTGGTGGTCCCGGTGGCGGTGCCTGAGCTGACGGTGGTGCATGGTGGTGGTCTGTCTCACCCATTTTTTTTCACACAAAGATCAATTTCTTTTCTGTGAAATTCTCTCTAATTctcaaagaaaaaaagttagtttgtatttatataaaaagggtttgaatgaatgaataaataaaaaaaaaatggttattgagaaatatttaaataaaataaaatgaaaaaaaagtggaggaaagtaatttttttcttgattattgaaaaaaaaaaggaaaaagaaacgCTTATAGGAAAAGGGAANNNNNNNNNNNNNNNNNNNNNNNNNNNNNNNNNNNNNNNNNNNNNNNNNNNNNNNNNNNNNNNNNNNNNNNNNNNNNNNNNNNNNNNNNNNNNNNNNNNNNNNNNNNNNNNNNNNNNNNNNNNNNNNNNNNNNNNGAAAGAGTAATGTTGTTTTCCAGAAAAGTACTTATGAAAAAACTGAAGAAAAACCAGTTAAGGTTTTACTAGATTGTCGTGTTGTGAagaaaagaattttttattttttataataaaattgaaatatttttcatttattagaTTGAACTAACTAACGTTAATAGAAGAGAAGAGCATGGATGGCATTAACGCGTGGATCTGTAGTGTGTTTATTACAAACTTCGAGATACTCAAACTTTCTTACTCCTACGTTActagtaaaattataaaataatttttataataataattttgttatgaaatgaaataaaaatagaatgaaattTGAGTGTAAAAGAAATAGTTAAGAGTGAAATTGAGTGTAGCATGTCGACACTACAGTGAGGAGTGAGCAATGAACAGCATCCCAATCTCTCTTTACTAAAAATGCCACAACTGGTCAAACTGTTTGGTACCATCATGGTAATTAGTAACAAGTATATTTTGAATAAGTATTCgtaatatatatcaaaaaataagtttttgtaATGTGTTTGGTATCAATACCAAATCTTACGGATATGTACAAGTTTATTACACAAATTAGAAGAAATTTAtggtatatttaaaaattaacatgttttaatattattaaattaaattaataataattgaattatatgttatttataaatgaatttaattatattttaaatttaatattattaaatttttaaattttattttttgaatttattttacgACAATGTTTTTtgttatcattttaattttaattattgaaataatttatttaattatttgagtcaaaattaataaataaataaatatatcaaaattttaatttagttaactttcataaatactataataatgtctacgtaaataaattaaaaaaatattagtgaaATATCAATATGCTTTTTTTATAGTATCGTATAACttatctataaattataatagtGTAGATTGTTTgttgtatatttaattaactataaaataaataaaaatattttatcaaagaaTATCAATGTAATAACTTATTTCAAAGAAACCGTCATTTTATCAACTCTTAATTTGAAAGTAATTATgacaaattaaaaactaaagaaaagagtaaaaaaaatatcataaacataaatcaaaatattcaactaaaatagagttttcagtAGGAATATAAAAAATGGTCGACGGTATTAATATTTCTATCTATAATTATAAACCaatcaattattatataaaattgaaaactagtatatttttttattttttttaaatgatattaatgattatttaaCCGTTAGTAGAtgaaatttaaactttattccTTGGGACtattcaacaaaatatataacataaaactcctaataaatcaataaaagcTATGTCtagatgataaaaaaataataataaagaaaaaataattttattggaAAATGTTAATATTCCATATTTCAatcatcattaattttattagtaataatttgtcaatagtattaattttattttaatcatgtaataaattttgtttataaaaaaatcatgtaataaattttaaattaagtaaGTAAGAGAAAATTCAACCCacacaatataaaattatgtcttattataatttgtaatttaCTCTAAACACCCTCATCCACAcctgtttttaaaaataaataaataatatattttttctaatataAGACGTgcaaagaaaagaacaaaagaaTTACAAAATTAATGTATGTAGACAAGCTACAAAAATGATTAAACAAACGaatcaaaaaatattacatattataagaagaaaaaaagtaaataattcaAAGGACTTGTCcatcaaaaaaaatttgtaattaaaattGTTAGTATTTCCTTTAATCTATCACAAAGATAAAGGATCCGTTtctttaagatttaaaaaatgataatatttatagtattttattttttgttataatatttttttaaatagttttaaaaataaaactttaaataaaaaattagtgtaaatatttattttaaaataagattttaagtatttttttcattttctacaactttttttgaataacaaaatttaaaaaaaaataattgaaatgaaaagttattttgcgaaacttttcatcaaaatcattttataaatataccttttaaaaaaatgtgatttttatcatgttaaaatatctaataatgaATATCTAAGATATTGAACGTcaaaactactttttttttatttgtaataaatataaaaacttctacataaaaatgtaaattttcagaaaaattatttttaaaaatataaagtcaatttttttttttaatcttaaataaacggactcaaaattttaatctaatctACTAAACATTTAACACAAGTTATTTATGAAGAAAACATTGTGTTGTAACGTTTTTTTCAAATATCTCAAGTAGAAGCTAACCAAATCATTTGTAAGTATTTATCTCTTttgatctattttaaaaaaataaatcacaaaATTGAAAACTATAGTCAAAAACATCATTTGAAAACCACTCAAAATATCTgacgacaaaaaaaaaaaaaaaaagtgattccAAATTACACAAAAATAAGGACTATCTAAAGATATATGAATTACATATTCAACTTTATCACTCTCCTAAACATCACTACTAAttcattttgaattaaaatttctatataaaatagttaatatgaTTTCTATtacacattttttttagttgatatacTAAATACGAGTAAATTGATTACacgtttaaattttaaaattagcaaacatatactatttaaatttaaaaattagtttttgaaatttaaaatattattatattttaattcttcaaattttcatttcaatgtGACACTGTGTGGGGGTAACCATTGATATAATGAtacaatatcatatattttttatactatataaagtaggttttttttctacaaaaagtaaattaaaaatacagATGTCGTCCTCAGAAATATTTATCTTCCCCTACAATTTATATGTAttacttcaatttttaaataataataatgataagatCAATATACTAGTATATATACATAGTTTTACGCAAGGAGCCCCACAAAATCTATGTATGTAACATGTATCTGTATATAGTTAAAGTTCACATGTGATAATTAGTTgatatgtatataaaaatattttctagtaAGAAAACCAAGTAATTCCAAAGATTTGTACATGCATCAAAGCATGTAACATATCATTCTTAATGtttatcatatatcatataagTGAAGCACTTGAATTATTACTAGAGTTGAATTGAGTTTCATGAATTGTAATTTAATTCGGTTGATTTTAAGTTTGATTCGAAGTGATTATTTACTATTGATGCTTTCAATTCTAGTAATATACTAATATGTACGTCACTTGATTTGGTGATATTATTTGTAATTGTAGATGAATTTTTCATCTCTTTATACCAATTCAAAAGTAAACATATCTCTAACcaagtttttaaatattatttgatgTCCAACTTATATTCAACAAGTTATCAATTATCATAAGTGAAACACAAATATGCAATTAGTATACGATATTGATGCTACTAATTAATTCACAATGGTGATATTATTAATCAATTGTCTTAATtgagatttttataaaattgtcttgaagtcaaaaataaaaacgaaAAAATTGGGTTTAAATATAGTTCAACAAATTTTACTCTTTAACgttaatttttgtctttttcatttgttttaatctctatattttttttttcttctttaaattatatttatatctcTACTTCTTTTTTAATGAATCAATTTAAGTTTGTGTTCCTGCTGNNNNNNNNNNNNNNNNNtaaatcattaattaatacAACTCTAAATCAAACACAAGATGGGTGTTAACTTTTTCAAAAGATTTCATcttagttttgaaaatatttttcagtaaaaaaggaaagggaaaaaaaaaagtaaaaaacagCAATCAATTATGGCATTATCGGATGTTTACGTTAACACCCTCTCTCAAACCGACACTTGAGTGTTTCTTTatcttatattattatcattCCAAACATGATATATATCCACCCCACAAAAAgcaaatgatataaaaaaacgaaacaaaataatatgagtttaaaaataaaagagtacTTTGCACATAATCATCATCATGCATTAGGTGTCCCACTCTAAATGCCCGAACTATTATTCCAAATCATATAATTCATTTGTTGAAAATTGCATTCAGGTAGCTATTTCATCTTCAAATCAACTCAATATTTCACATCGTTTCTTTTAATTATCTCATCTTGAATTAActttaacaattaatttaaattaattaaaagtaaaatgaatatattaatataatgtatattttgattaaatgttatattaaataaaaaataaatattcaaaattatataagtaaAATATCCGATGTCTTAAtgtttttcttctccttctgcTTCATTTATAATGActtgaatataattttaatttgtttcaatttttttttttccattgaaaagCTCCATAGCTCTCGAGTATGAGGTTAGTTTGATCATTTTTAAATCATCTATAATTGATATGAGattacaaaaatcaaataaataatttttaattagatgaaattaaaaattgtaaattttcatttttcattgatCATTAACCATGTGTCGAAGATACaggaataaaataattactaaatatatcatatttattaataatttctaTGTAGATTAGTGTCAAGTACTTGAATATGAATAGCTTAATTAGTTGTGTTAACTTTAGACTCTACATCGGAAGTACCAACAAAAACCGTTTAATATGAATGTTTCTATTTCAATGAAGTTTATTTACTATAAAAGAAATGTTatagaaatattaatttatagtcACTATTTGATGATTTTAAATCATTGTTGATAGTTTGATCATATTAATATAACATGAATTGCTCAGTGGTGTAGTGATGAAGCCACTAAACCAATAAAAGTTGTGTAAATGACTTGTTAGTGGCAATTTGAGGGTATGTAATTAGGACACCAATCTAGGATTTAAAATCTTGCTCAACATATGAAAGCCACGTGACCGTGGGGACAAGAGACTGtactaaaaaatattgacaaaactatattaatattatataaaataagacTTTAACGtgtatttttataaacttttatgaatctagataaaaaaaaaattcaaatttatgtgAAGCAATGTTTGGGCAAACAGAAGTTTATTTTtcccaaaaatataataagattAATTAACAGAAATGCTACGGCACCGGCCTTGTTACCTTATCGGGCTAAGACGTAGCATAATTTGATAAAACTCTTTGGTTTATCATTAATTTCTTATTTGAAATGAAGCAACCCACACACACTACAAAGGGCACCGTCCTATAGTTTGATGTTGATAGTCTCTAAACAACCTTACCAATGTCACTAAGATATACACACaccaatataatattatatcattccataatattttaatagatacaaattttataaagtttattattgaattaaaggtttttattatattgattatttatataaaatactacatagatctaaaattatttaattgataacTAAgactcataaaaaataattaataaaaatatataagatattaattttgattaaattattttaaaattttatataagataTAAATTTCCAATCTAATGCTTAATTCTGTAAAATTTATGAGTTAAAATGTTATAAAATGATTTAACATTACATTAGtgtaattgatattatatatatgagtgGTCATGTGTCGCATAAATAACTTTCAATCATATGATTATTTATGTATGATTGAATCATcatgatttaattatttcattataaaactcatctcatttgatatattctttatatatatatatatatatatagcatatcaaataaaatgaattttatgatacGAATGTGAGAGAGTTAAATCTTgactatatattaaaaaataaaaatcatataactCTTTTAAATGATGGTGTatcacttaaataatttttaaacattatGTGATATACGATCTATAGCAAAAATATCTATCATAGAATTTTGTAGTTGATTATAAATATTGAGTTTGTTGTGAAATAACATTAGATTTCAAACCATAAATAACTAAGCCATAAGatctttaacttcttttttttatttaaattttttaattttggagTTACTCTCTTATCTGAgaaatctattatctatttttcatttttaaaaaaacattaaaaaaatactattttatctatttttactCGGTACTACTTGATAGtcgaaatttttgaaattattaatatttcgacaatttcaaatttttgattttttaaagaattaaaaaaaaattacatttttaaagtTTGGTGCTTatccaaatttttaat
The genomic region above belongs to Cicer arietinum cultivar CDC Frontier isolate Library 1 chromosome 4, Cicar.CDCFrontier_v2.0, whole genome shotgun sequence and contains:
- the LOC101493208 gene encoding nucleobase-ascorbate transporter 3, which produces MGETDHHHAPPSAQAPPPGPPPQNLGLSRGPTWTPAEQLLQLHYCIHSNPSWPEALLLGFQHYIVMLGTTVLIASNLVPQMGGNHGDKARVIQTLLFMSGVNTLLQSWFGSRLPVVMGGSLAFVLPVMSIINDYNDQSFSSEHQRFTYTMRTIQGSLIVSSFINIFLGYSRTWGNLTRLFSPIVIVPVVCVVGLGLFARGFPMLADCVQIGLPMLILLVITQQYLKRLHPTAHHVLERFALLICIGIVWAFAAILTVAGAYNTSKQQTQVSCRTDRSYLLSSAPWIKFPYPFQWGTPIFKASHVFGMMGAALVSSAESTGTFFAAARLSGATPPPAHVLTRSIGLQGLSMLLEGIFGSIVGTTASVENVGLLGLTHIGSRRVVQISCAFMIFFSIFGKFGAFFASIPLPIFAAIYCVLFGIVAAVGISFIQFTNNNSIRNIYVFGLTLFLGISIPQYFIMNTSPDGHGPVRTNGGWFNDILNTIFSSPPTVAIIVGTVLDNTLEAKQTAVDRGMQWWAPFQNKKGDVRNDEFYRFPLRLTEYIPTRFL